The genome window TTTGttacctcgagcgccgaacgcaactttgtcaaaaatctataaaaccgcgaaaatttcggttttcttttagatttgggcgattataaccctaaaatactagtttttgAACGTACCTTTTCAGggcgtttttaaagaagactaaagcTACAATATGACTCTAGAATTATCTCTGTAGATtgaatagtttccgagataaagtctttcaaaagttttaaattttttgaaattgaatTCGTAGGCTAAGTGAGCGCAGTGAGTACTTATGCACTTTTGTCTCAGGCGATGCCGTTTGGCACGATAGTAAAGCGGCCAGCGAAAGAAAAGTCTTTTAGAAATCGATTTTCGCTCATGTCGTACGGGtatgggtgaatatggtatcgatgcattcagtgtaatgccctcaacattaaatatatatgagatgacaagcgcgaaagtggtggtagttgctgtgacgtcataaagtcgacagtaaaatctttatttttattttctttaaaaacatACCATGtagggtaccaaatgaaagaactttgtaagtagatcacaaatatataacatactgtaacattttcaataggtacttggtctaacaaattattagaaaacgttcaaaaatttcataatCTGCAGTTGactaattgggccaacatcataaataggtctgcaaaaaatcagaactacctaCTAAGGGGAAAACCATGAGTTCTAGGCGATCGAGGACGTGCTAGTTCCGAAAGTTCTAACAGcatataggtaattaggtaggtTTCAGGTCAGAAGACAGTtaataagagtacctacttaggttagACTACCTACCACTGAGCGGAGATGAGATGAAACGTGAGGAATCAACttagcattggttgtaatccacATCTCTTCTCCCCTCTGCTGCATGACAACCGACATTGCTGGTTGATTTCCGTGCGTCTGTTCTCATCTCCGCCTCAATGGAAAGTCAGCTTTAGCCGACTATAAACTTACGATACACGTACTTATAATTTCACACTTCTCTTGCATCGGAGATAAAAATGGGGAAATAAAAGTAGCCGGTACAATATTTAAACGCCTTTAATGAAcccaaataattatattatgtgtaCATATTATAGGTATACATTCGACATCAAAGATATGCTTACACTGGCTCCTTAATCTTTTGTAATaagacgaaaaataattataaatatttgtaatCATTTGtactaatatacatatataagcaTAGTCGCATACAATGGATTTCTTAAGGATCACAAGAAGAGCTGTTACTCTCTAGGGCAATGTAGACATAATTAACCTACAGAACCAAGGATGTAGACATAACCCGAAGAGTtgctaagggccaccccacatctggcgtctttcgggcgtcagcgtcggtcagcgctatggaaaatgacgtcgctgcgcagttgcgtcgacgttgcgtcgagcagggccatagagttgtagacgccgacgagacgccgacgctcgaaagacgctagatgtaggGTGGCCCTTAAGGGCACATTAAccataattatataggtacctactcgtatccaATGTCCTGGTTGCAAGGCCATTAGCCGGCCATAGCCATTGTGCAAAGTTCTCAAACTAGAAAGATCATCAATCTGATAAGATCAGGGTACGGATTGTTGTTGTGGAAATCCTCGAGAGAAACCTTTGTTAGTGGATATCTTTCGGTCGATAtgtaaatgataaaactaatgaGATGAAATAtacttttacgtcaccctaggcctgtaagtgggattttctccccgctacgcgaggagaaaatctcacttcctggccaaggcaacacgtaaaactttagacaaaccacgggcggtaattcgtaaagccccagatcgcatatttatggccctcaccttcggttcgggccacaaacacctgcgatctggagcattcacgaattcacctccctaggtatgtaatgtactattagccctttatttcttttaaaatgTAGGGATAACCATCGGCGTGAATTTTGAATGTGCTGATCGGAACTTGTACGAAAGAATAAACGATGGACACAGTGTTAGTCTTCCAATCGTAATCCACTTTCGGCGGGTTGAGAGACCACACTGTCACTCTGACATATGTGACCTGAGATAAGCTCGGCACCtagaaatattttaaagtaggtaaacgTGATGTAAATGATTATTTACCTATTATCAGGCACTTAGTTATTACAGGTTAGCCCAAAAAGTACGATTCTTTTTTACTACGTACAATTTTTGATAATTTAACAAACTTTCGCATTTTAAAGCTAAAGGAGAATATTTAGACATATGTacctagttttaattttaatgaactgttggaaaaatatttgtaaaaatttTTCGTCGACATATTTTTGGGCCATCCTGTAGTAAATAATTAAGTACacatatatacataggtatagaggaattttaaaatacctgtaatttattttgtacattGTCAAATACACGATGGCTTCTAACCAACCTAGATCAGGGCACTTAAAAATTCACAAttgcctatttaaaaaaaaatcatacttgTACCTAGGTTAGTAGGAACTTATGATTTCCGTCAataatggtattttttttttgctgtcgaTATTACTTCGTGAACAGACAGCattccctattctgtacaataaCTAAGCGCAATTTCAACGCATGT of Cydia amplana chromosome 17, ilCydAmpl1.1, whole genome shotgun sequence contains these proteins:
- the LOC134655936 gene encoding uncharacterized protein LOC134655936, which translates into the protein MGLNWLTSVLGLLLIVNFVTAIQWDFEFGNKNELYARELTEKEGEIGPFAYRNFYKLDVPSLSQVTYVRVTVWSLNPPKVDYDWKTNTVSIVYSFVQVPISTFKIHADGYPYILKEIKG